In Microcaecilia unicolor chromosome 1, aMicUni1.1, whole genome shotgun sequence, the following are encoded in one genomic region:
- the CENPM gene encoding centromere protein M, whose amino-acid sequence MSVLKPFDKMPVLNMATVLFVGTEESHKEQLAEAMLKESKTFDVKIHLAKSLPLPAENDNLRPRIDLIVFLINLQSQLSYATVISSLSRVDANFFLGKVCFLATGGGQMKHTIVEMSTVKKLADSYLSILLFSELNSERDCCHTAQRLLQMLRICAGHVPGVSALYLGSMMRLTSPTSEAM is encoded by the exons ATGTCCGTATTGAAGCCATTCGACAAGATGCCGGTGCTGAACATGGCTACCGTGCTG ttTGTAGGAACGGaggagagtcacaaggagcagcttgCAGAGGCCATGCTGAAGGAATCTAAAACATTTGATGTGAAAAT ccATTTGGCAAAGTCCCTTCCTTTGCCTGCAGAGAATGATAACCTTCGACCCCGTATTGATCTGATTGTATTCCTGATCAACCTACAAAGTCAACTCAG CTATGCTACAGTAATATCATCGCTGTCACGTGTGGATGCCAACTTCTTCCTGGGAAAGGTGTGTTTTCTCGCTACAGGAG GTGGACAAATGAAGCACACCATTGTTGAGATGTCCACAGTTAAGAAATTGGCAGACTCCTACCTCAGCATCCTGCTCTTTTCTGAATTAAAT tcTGAAAGGGATTGCTGCCACACAGCACAGCGTCTGCTCCAGATGTTACGCATCTGTGCTGGCCACGTGCCAGGGGTTTCTGCTCTGTACCTGGGTTCCATGATGAGATTGACAAGCCCCACTTCTGAGGCTATGTAA